The proteins below come from a single Amphiura filiformis chromosome 15, Afil_fr2py, whole genome shotgun sequence genomic window:
- the LOC140170882 gene encoding receptor-type tyrosine-protein phosphatase kappa-like, producing MKYGFVVVENQHEEERDFYTIRTFLINTNDEEDAEKRKVKQFHFTGWPDMQAPEFAGPVLRLLDEVNEYNPSDVGPIVAHCSAGVGRTGTFITIDSMLKMAKAEGKLDIFNFVSQMRSRRVFMVQTEPQYEFIHDAILEALFCNDTTIANADMERTWAHVNRDRAWLSDQHGALEAMFPPVSVERCTGGRNPENVTKNRYPDRIPPDSSRPYLMSISDSGGTNYINATFCNGYSKDNMYLATQAPLPNTVNDFWCMIYDYKCRTIVALNDPKKQDKTCGHYCPDEGTLTCGAFTIEATSMKRIDNVVKRKLKLYKGNNKEEVVNVTQIQYTDWSGKLERPKSSDSFQQLLRHVEEGRRESGDQRMAIMCMDGVTRCGLLSALISILDQIKEEQQVDVFQAVKRLRKARYDMVHSLAQYKFCYEMARVYLQGFEEYANFTP from the exons ATGAAATACGGTTTTGTCGTCGTGGAAAACCAACATGAAGAAGAAAGAGATTTTTACACTATTCGCACTTTTTTAATCAATACAAAT GACGAAGAAGATGCAGAAAAACGTAAAGTCAAGCAATTTCACTTCACTGGATGGCCTGACATGCAAGCACCTGAATTTGCTGGACCTGTACTGCGACTATTGGATGAAGTCAACGAATACAATCCCTCCGATGTTGGACCCATTGTTGCACACTGCAG TGCTGGTGTTGGTCGAACAGGGACATTCATTACGATAGACTCGATGCTGAAGATGGCGAAAGCTGAGGGTAAACTGGACATCTTCAATTTTGTGTCTCAGATGCGGTCTAGGCGTGTATTCATGGTGCAAACTGAG CCCCAATACGAGTTCATCCATGACGCTATTCTGGAAGCCTTGTTTTGTAATGATACTACGATAGCCAATGCAGATATGGAACGGACATGGGCCCATGTAAACAGAGATCGTGCTTGGTTGTCTGATCAACATGGA GCTCTAGAAGCCATGTTTCCACCTGTTTCAGTAGAGCGATGTACTGGTGGTAGAAACCCTGAAAATGTGACCAAGAATCGATACCCTGATCGAATTCCAC CTGATTCCTCGAGACCATATTTGATGTCAATCAGCGACTCTGGAGGCACCAACTATATCAATGCGACTTTCTGCAAT GGATACAGCAAGGACAACATGTATCTGGCAACGCAGGCACCATTACCTAACACAGTCAATGATTTCTGGTGCATGATATATGACTACAAATGCCGTACTATCGTTGCTCTCAATGATCCCAAGAAACAGGACAAG ACATGTGGCCACTACTGTCCTGATGAAGGTACTCTCACCTGTGGTGCGTTTACTATAGAAGCTACATCCATGAAACGCATTGACAACGTTGTCAAAAGGAAACTGAAGCTATACAAAGGAAACAACAAG GAAGAGGTTGTCAATGTAACTCAAATACAATACACTGACTGGTCCGGTAAACTAGAACGCCCGAAGTCGTCGGACTCCTTTCAACAACTCCTACGACACGTTGAGGAAGGTCGTCGTGAAAGTGGGGACCAGCGAATGGCCATCATGTGCAT GGATGGTGTGACTCGCTGTGGTTTACTCAGTGCCCTGATATCAATACTTGACCAGATCAAAGAGGAGCAACAGGTGGACGTGTTCCAAGCCGTGAAACGTCTGCGCAAGGCACGATACGACATGGTTCACTCTTTG GCACAGTACAAATTCTGCTATGAGATGGCCCGAGTGTATTTGCAAGGGTTTGAAGAATACGCAAATTTTACGCcataa